The Haloarcula sp. H-GB4 genome segment TGAACACGCCGGCCTCGTCGTAATCGAACTCGGAGGTGAACTGCTCTGTGAAGGTATCGACACCAGGCCCGGCCGCTGACGGGGCCGTGCCGCGGACGTTCGACATATCGTCGCCGACGTTACTCGGCAGTTCGCCGTCCTGCAGGCCATCGGTGACGAGGATGTCGGCGGCATCGTCGCCGTAGTCGGCGTAGAAGTCCTTGAACAGTTGCACACCGCTCTGAGGATAGCCGACGACCATCAGCACGTCCGGTGACTCCGGACCGCTGTCGCCACCGGACTCGGTCCCGGTTCCGGTCATCCCACCATCGCCGCCGTCTCCGCCGTCCCCGCCGTCACCGCCGGTCTGTTCGGTTGAACAACCTGCCAACCCACCAAGCAGACCGACAGTGGTTACCGCCCCAGTTCGCTTCAGGAACGCTCGCCGATTGGTATCGCGACTCATACCACTTACCACTGATTCACATCTTATAAAACTATATCCTCCCGTGACACTGCCGTTCCGTAGTCTGCTCCAGTCACGCCGATATTTTTTGTCGGCATAGTTAGATATTAACGGTGGGTCAGACACTATCGGCACAGACATCTCTCAGGCTTTTACACGTCCGCAAAAAACGTCGAGTGTCGCCCCTTATTCGACGCGACCGACGACCTTCTCGTACTCTTCAGCAGCCTTGTCCCAGTCGACAACCTCGAAGAAGGCGTCGATAAAGTCACCGCGAGCGGGGCCGTAGTCGTAGTAGTAGGAGTGCTCCCAGACGTCGAGGGCGAGGATGGGATGGGAGCCCCAGAGCGCGCCCTGGTCGTGCTTGTCGACCGGCACGTTGCGCAGTTGCTTGGCAACGGGGTCGTACACGAGCAGCGCCCAGCCGCCGGCAGCTGATGCGGCGGCTTCGAACTCGCCCTTCCAGCCTTCGTAGGAGCCAAAGTCCTCCTCGATGCGGTCGAGGAGTTCGCCCTCCGGCTCACCGCCGCCGTTGGGGTCCATGTTCTCCCAGAACAGCGTGTGGAGATAGTGACCACAGCCGTTGTGGGTGACATTGCCCATCGCGGCGGCACTCGAACCAAAGTCACCGGATTCGCGGTTCTCGGCGAGCGTCTCCTCGGCCGATTCGAGACCGTTTACGTACCCCTGATGGTGGGTGTCGTGGTGCCAGGTGAGCACCTGCTCGGAGATGTGTGGCTCCAGCGCATCGTAGTCGTACGGGAGCGGTGGCAGTTCGGGATTTGAATGTTCGGACATATGAAAACGCCTCCATCATTACCTGTCGCGCGGCTGCCTGTTAAACGTTTAGGAGCCATTTGGTAGCACTCAACAAGGACGGCGGGACGAAGCCGTATCTGCCCGCGGTACTGATGCCACCAAGCGGCGTCAGCTCGCGTGTAAGCACCCGGGAGAGTTCAATTAGACGGAACGAAACCGCGCTACTCGTCTCCTCTGGCCCGCTTGTACATCGCCAGCGCCTGCTCGCGGCGCTCGCTGTGGTCGACAACGGGGTCCGGGTACTCCGGCGCAGCGTTGCGCCGCTGCGTGAGCGAGCACTCGTTCCAGTCGTGGATAATTTCCGGCGCGGCGTCCCGTAGCTCCGGGACGTACTCCTTGATGTATTCGGCATCCGGGTCGTAGTCTTCGCCCTGTGTCATCGGATTGAAGATGCGGAAATAGGGTTGCGCGTCGGTCCCCGTGGAGGCCGCCCACTGCCAGCCGCCGTTGTCGTTGGCTGTGTCGTGGTCGACCAGCTTCTCCCGGAACCACTCGTAGCCGTGTCGCCAGTCGATGAGCAGGTCCTTGGTGAGGAAGGAGGCGACAATCATTCGGACGCGGTTGTGCATGTACGCCTCGTCACGAAGCTGGCGCATCCCGGCGTCAACGATGGGATAACCCGTCTCACCGTCTTTCCAGGCCTGCAGCAGTTCCTCGTCGTTCTCCCACTCAATTGGGTTCTCGTATGATTTGTAGTTCGCGCTAACGACGTGTGGATGGGCAAACAGCACCTGCGTGTAGAACTCCCGCCAGGCCAGCTGGGACTGAAACTCTCGGACGGAATCGCGGCGGTCACCGCCGGTCCCCTCTTTGGCGTCCTGCGTCCGGTCGTACACTTCTCGGATGCCGATGGTCCCGAACTTCAGATGGGCCGAGAGCCGCGAGGTGCATTCGTCGGCCGGGAAGTCCCGGCGCTCCTCATACTCGTAGACGTTCTCATCGAGGAAGTCATCGAGCAGGGCGCGTGCGTCGTCGGTTCCCGCCGCGGGCACGTCCGCTTCTGGCTCCTCGAAACCGAGGTCAGCTAGCGTCGGGAGCGCGTCACCGTCGACATCAACTAACTCGTCAGTTGACGGCGGATCGTAGGGGGCTGCCTTCTCGCGGTCGTGCCACTTCCGGCCGAAGTAGGTGAAGACGCTGTAGGGGTCGCCATCGTTCGTCGTAATCTCTCCGGGTTCGTGTAATATGGCGTTCTGGAGGGCCTCTCGGGCCACGTCCGCGTCGTCGAGCGCTTGCCGGACGGCCGCGTCGCGTTCCCGTGCAAGTCCGGAGTAGTCCTTGCCCCAGGTGACTTTCTCCGCGCCGTACTCGGCTGCCAGTTCTGGCAAAACGGATGTGGGGTCTCCCTCGGCAACGACGAGGTCGCTACCGTGGTCACGGTACCACTCGCGCAAACTGTCGAGCGCGTCCAGCATAAACGCGACCCGGGGCGGGCCGGCGTGGTCGAGAACGGCCGTGTCGAAGATGAACACCGGGACGACCGGGTCAGACGGAGTCGCCGCGGCGAGGCCGGCGTTGTCCGTCGCCCGGAGGTCACGGCGGTGCCAGTGCAGGCGCATACCTAGTACACGGACTAGCCCGGGCAAAAGGTACTGCCCAACGATGTTGGTCTGGCAGGCGCTGACGGACACCACTGTTATCTTTCCGCCGGTCAAGGGCCCACACATGGAAGACGCGACCGTGACGCTATCTGTTGACGACGGGATCGCTACAGTGACGCTGAACCAGCCAGAGTCGCGAAACGCCCTGTCAGCGGAGTTGGCCGATGCGCTCACTGCCACGTTCGAATCGGTGACCGATAGCGACGCCCGGTGTGTCGTACTGGAAGGCGCAGGCCCGGCCTTTTGTGCCGGCGGGGACATCAATGCGATGCTACAGGGAGTGAAACACGACCGACCGCCGGCCACACAGGTCGAGCTGGTGGTCTCGTCACTCCATGAAGCGATCCGGACCGTCCACAGCTGTCCTCTTCCGGTGGTCGCGAAAATCGACGGCCCCGCCTTCGGTGCTGGTGCAGGACTCGCGCTCGCCTGTGATACGCAGGTCGCAAGCACTGACGGCCAGATCGGCTTCGGCTTCCGGCAGGTCGGACTGGCGTGTGATTCCGGTGTCTCCTATTTCCTTCCACGAATCGTCGGCCCGAACAAGGCCAAGGAACTCCTGTTTACCGGCGAACTACTGGACGCTGCGGCAGCCGAGGATCTTGGGCTATTTACTCGAGTGTTCGACGCAGAGACGTTCGAATCTGAGTTTTCGGAACTCGTTGCAGACATCGCCGCTGGGCCGACAGTTGCACTCGGTCACGCCAAGCGGCTGGTCAGCCGGAGCCTGAACAGTTCGCTGGAACAGGCACTTGAAAACGAAGCCACCGCACAGGGTCTCGCGTTCACGACTGACGATCACGAAGAGGGCGCAACCGCGTTCGTCGAGAAACGTGATCCGGAGTTCACGGGCCAGTAAACTGATTACCGTGGCCGACGCCACCACTGATTCAGCAACCAACGACCAGACAGACAGATGGTACCTACGACTGTTCCAACACTGACTCGACCGACCCCCGACGCCGAAATCGACCGTGCCTGCGCTCCCGGCAGGAGGGGGGCCACAGTATGACCGACGGTCCTCCGGACTGGGAATTCAGCGAGCGGGATATGTACATTCTGCGTGAGCTCTCGGCGGACCCCAAGCGGTCATCCCGCGAGCTTGCGGACCTTCTCGAATCGAAGTACGGCATCGACGTGTCCCATGTGACTGTCAGCGAATCGATTCGAGAGATGCGCGACGCGGATGTCTTCCGCGAGACCATCGTCCCGAACGAGGAGCTGTTTAATTTCGCGCTGTTTGAGTTCAAATTCAATCCCAAGCATTTTGCCGATTCTTGGCACGACGCGATGGTGTCTATCCGGGACGACCGGCACACGCTGTTTTACTTCCTCTCAGACGGTGAATATCAGTGGAAATCAGTGATGATGTTCCCGAGCCGGACGGCCGAATCCCGCTGGATACACGAGTTCTACAAGGAACACGGCGACGTAATTCAGAACATCCGAAACTCGGTCGTCCACAACGTCCTGAAATTCAAGACCGACCCGGAGCTGTTCACCGAACTCGACGGCGAAAGATCGTAGCCAAGAGCAGAGACGGGTCGAGATAAAGACGAGAGAACGCGATGCAAGGCCGCCCTGCTTACAGTTTCCGCTCGGCGTCCTCAGCCAGCTCCTTCATCCGCTTGCTGACCCGACCTGCATCCGAGAACTCGTCTTCGCTCATCGCCGTCGCCAGCGAGTTTCCGAGCACGAACACGGC includes the following:
- the sod gene encoding superoxide dismutase; the encoded protein is MSEHSNPELPPLPYDYDALEPHISEQVLTWHHDTHHQGYVNGLESAEETLAENRESGDFGSSAAAMGNVTHNGCGHYLHTLFWENMDPNGGGEPEGELLDRIEEDFGSYEGWKGEFEAAASAAGGWALLVYDPVAKQLRNVPVDKHDQGALWGSHPILALDVWEHSYYYDYGPARGDFIDAFFEVVDWDKAAEEYEKVVGRVE
- a CDS encoding enoyl-CoA hydratase/isomerase family protein yields the protein MLVWQALTDTTVIFPPVKGPHMEDATVTLSVDDGIATVTLNQPESRNALSAELADALTATFESVTDSDARCVVLEGAGPAFCAGGDINAMLQGVKHDRPPATQVELVVSSLHEAIRTVHSCPLPVVAKIDGPAFGAGAGLALACDTQVASTDGQIGFGFRQVGLACDSGVSYFLPRIVGPNKAKELLFTGELLDAAAAEDLGLFTRVFDAETFESEFSELVADIAAGPTVALGHAKRLVSRSLNSSLEQALENEATAQGLAFTTDDHEEGATAFVEKRDPEFTGQ
- a CDS encoding deoxyribodipyrimidine photo-lyase; the encoded protein is MRLHWHRRDLRATDNAGLAAATPSDPVVPVFIFDTAVLDHAGPPRVAFMLDALDSLREWYRDHGSDLVVAEGDPTSVLPELAAEYGAEKVTWGKDYSGLARERDAAVRQALDDADVAREALQNAILHEPGEITTNDGDPYSVFTYFGRKWHDREKAAPYDPPSTDELVDVDGDALPTLADLGFEEPEADVPAAGTDDARALLDDFLDENVYEYEERRDFPADECTSRLSAHLKFGTIGIREVYDRTQDAKEGTGGDRRDSVREFQSQLAWREFYTQVLFAHPHVVSANYKSYENPIEWENDEELLQAWKDGETGYPIVDAGMRQLRDEAYMHNRVRMIVASFLTKDLLIDWRHGYEWFREKLVDHDTANDNGGWQWAASTGTDAQPYFRIFNPMTQGEDYDPDAEYIKEYVPELRDAAPEIIHDWNECSLTQRRNAAPEYPDPVVDHSERREQALAMYKRARGDE
- a CDS encoding winged helix-turn-helix domain-containing protein yields the protein MTDGPPDWEFSERDMYILRELSADPKRSSRELADLLESKYGIDVSHVTVSESIREMRDADVFRETIVPNEELFNFALFEFKFNPKHFADSWHDAMVSIRDDRHTLFYFLSDGEYQWKSVMMFPSRTAESRWIHEFYKEHGDVIQNIRNSVVHNVLKFKTDPELFTELDGERS